A window of the Fuscovulum sp. genome harbors these coding sequences:
- the folK gene encoding 2-amino-4-hydroxy-6-hydroxymethyldihydropteridine diphosphokinase: protein MTNSSQRLLIALGANLPQNGHPPEITLRSACDDLAASLGPLISSLIYATPCFPAGAGPDYVNAAISAPLPADLGPQQVLALLHRIEDRYGRHRETRWGMRTLDLDLIAFGETVLPDPATHRQWRDLPADDQRTLAPDRLILPHPRLQDRAFVLVPLCDVAPDWPHPITGLTVAQMAAALPAADRAEVRPTLHRFNACQ from the coding sequence GTGACGAACAGCAGCCAAAGATTGCTCATCGCGCTCGGGGCAAACCTGCCGCAGAACGGGCATCCGCCCGAAATCACCCTGCGCAGCGCCTGCGATGACCTTGCCGCATCTCTCGGCCCTCTCATCTCCAGCCTCATATATGCAACGCCTTGCTTCCCTGCAGGGGCCGGTCCCGATTATGTGAATGCCGCAATTTCGGCACCCCTTCCCGCCGACCTTGGCCCGCAGCAGGTGCTGGCCCTGCTGCACCGCATCGAAGACCGGTATGGCCGCCACCGCGAAACCCGCTGGGGGATGCGCACGCTGGACCTTGACCTGATCGCCTTCGGTGAAACCGTGCTGCCCGACCCGGCCACCCACCGCCAGTGGCGCGACCTGCCCGCTGACGACCAGCGCACCCTTGCACCGGACCGGCTGATCCTGCCCCATCCCCGCCTGCAAGACCGCGCCTTCGTCCTCGTCCCGCTCTGCGACGTGGCCCCCGACTGGCCCCACCCGATCACCGGCCTCACCGTGGCGCAAATGGCCGCCGCCCTGCCCGCCGCCGACCGCGCCGAGGTTCGCCCCACCCTGCACCGATTCAACGCTTGTCAATAA
- a CDS encoding NYN domain-containing protein, translating to MFYKDERLALFIDGSNLYAAAKALGFDIDYKLLRQEFMRRGKLLRAFYYTALLENDDYSPIRPLVDWLNYNGFTMVTKPAKEYTDSQGRRKVKGNMDIELTVDAMELAPRVDHIVLFSGDGDFRPLVESLQRQGVRVSVVSTIRSQPPMIADELRRQADNFIELDELRDVIGRPPREPRPGEREEVAVDVK from the coding sequence ATGTTTTACAAGGACGAACGGCTTGCGCTGTTCATCGACGGTTCAAATCTTTACGCCGCGGCCAAGGCGCTTGGGTTTGACATCGACTACAAGCTGTTGCGGCAGGAATTCATGCGGCGGGGGAAGCTGCTGAGGGCCTTCTACTATACCGCGCTGCTGGAGAATGACGATTATTCACCCATCCGCCCGCTTGTGGACTGGCTGAATTACAACGGCTTTACCATGGTGACCAAGCCCGCCAAGGAATACACCGACAGCCAGGGGCGGCGGAAGGTGAAGGGGAACATGGATATCGAACTGACGGTCGATGCCATGGAGCTTGCGCCGCGGGTGGATCATATCGTGCTGTTTTCGGGCGATGGGGATTTTCGCCCGCTGGTGGAAAGCCTGCAACGACAGGGGGTTCGGGTGTCGGTCGTATCCACGATCCGCAGCCAGCCGCCGATGATCGCAGATGAATTGCGGCGGCAGGCGGACAACTTCATCGAGTTGGACGAATTGCGTGACGTGATCGGTCGCCCGCCGCGTGAGCCGCGCCCGGGTGAGCGGGAAGAGGTTGCGGTAGACGTGAAGTGA
- a CDS encoding YqaA family protein, which translates to MILGSALFGLFLAAFVAATLIPFQSEIIFAGMIVAEPERFGVILLVASVGNVLGSCLNYALGRGLMQLRVMERFRIPEEALRRAEAWFRRWGVWSLLLSWLPLGDVLTVVAGTLRTPFWLFALLVSIAKTGRYLVLGLITLGFVG; encoded by the coding sequence ATGATCCTTGGCTCCGCCCTGTTTGGCCTGTTCCTTGCCGCCTTTGTCGCGGCGACGTTGATTCCCTTTCAATCCGAGATCATCTTTGCGGGCATGATCGTGGCCGAGCCGGAACGCTTTGGCGTGATCCTGCTGGTGGCGTCGGTGGGCAATGTGCTGGGGTCCTGCCTGAACTATGCGCTGGGGCGCGGGCTGATGCAGCTGCGCGTGATGGAGCGGTTCCGCATCCCGGAGGAGGCGCTGCGCCGGGCCGAGGCGTGGTTTCGCCGCTGGGGGGTGTGGTCGCTGCTGCTGTCATGGTTGCCGCTGGGCGATGTGCTGACGGTGGTGGCAGGCACCTTGCGCACGCCGTTCTGGCTGTTTGCGCTGTTGGTGAGCATCGCCAAGACGGGGCGGTATCTGGTGCTTGGGCTGATCACGCTGGGGTTCGTGGGGTAA
- the ispH gene encoding 4-hydroxy-3-methylbut-2-enyl diphosphate reductase codes for MTLPPLTLYLAAPRGFCAGVDRAIKIVEMAIEKWGAPVFVRHEIVHNKYVVDGLRAKGAVFVEELDDCPLDRPVVFSAHGVPKAVPAEAARREMIAVDATCPLVTKVHNEAARHSENGLQMIMIGHAGHPETVGTMGQLPEGEVLLVETVEDVAGLVVRDPGKLAFITQTTLSVDDTADIAAALTARFPAIVAPAHDDICYATTNRQMAVKAMAGKIDALLVIGAPNSSNSKRLVEVGANAGCAYAQLIQRATDIDWRALEGIRSVGITAGASAPEVLVNEVIDAFRARFDTVVEPVETAVETVEFKVPRILREPA; via the coding sequence ATGACCCTTCCGCCCCTGACCCTGTATCTGGCCGCGCCGCGCGGGTTTTGCGCCGGAGTGGACCGCGCGATCAAGATCGTCGAGATGGCGATCGAAAAATGGGGTGCGCCGGTCTTTGTGCGGCATGAGATCGTGCACAACAAATACGTGGTCGACGGGCTGCGCGCCAAGGGGGCTGTGTTCGTCGAGGAGCTGGATGACTGCCCGCTTGACCGGCCGGTTGTGTTTTCCGCCCATGGCGTGCCGAAGGCCGTGCCGGCCGAGGCGGCGCGGCGCGAGATGATCGCGGTGGATGCGACCTGCCCGCTGGTGACCAAGGTGCATAACGAGGCGGCGCGGCACAGCGAGAACGGGTTGCAGATGATCATGATCGGTCATGCAGGGCATCCCGAAACGGTGGGGACCATGGGGCAGTTGCCGGAGGGCGAGGTGCTGCTGGTCGAGACGGTCGAGGATGTGGCGGGGCTGGTGGTGCGTGACCCGGGCAAGCTGGCCTTTATCACCCAGACCACGCTGTCGGTGGATGACACGGCGGATATCGCGGCGGCGCTGACGGCGCGGTTCCCGGCCATCGTGGCGCCGGCGCATGACGACATCTGCTATGCCACCACCAACCGCCAGATGGCGGTGAAGGCGATGGCGGGCAAGATTGACGCGCTGCTGGTGATCGGGGCGCCGAATTCATCCAACTCCAAGCGGCTGGTGGAGGTGGGGGCCAATGCAGGCTGCGCCTATGCGCAACTGATCCAGCGGGCCACGGATATCGACTGGCGGGCGCTGGAGGGTATTCGCAGCGTCGGGATCACGGCGGGGGCGAGCGCGCCGGAAGTATTGGTGAATGAGGTGATCGACGCCTTCCGTGCGCGGTTCGACACGGTGGTGGAGCCGGTGGAGACCGCGGTGGAGACGGTGGAGTTCAAGGTGCCCCGCATCTTGCGCGAGCCTGCATGA
- a CDS encoding YdeI/OmpD-associated family protein: MSDWVVFEATVEPVEWGRATYTLLRLPEDAAEALLAQGAKRVEGEINEHPVNLALSRAPVVEGVFLWAGASLLDRLGISPGEVLEVRLRPAPDDQVDTPEDVALALRHADLTAVWEGLTAGKRRGLLYQIGTAKTAPTRAKRIDALIKSLT, encoded by the coding sequence ATGAGCGATTGGGTGGTCTTTGAGGCCACCGTTGAGCCGGTGGAGTGGGGCCGCGCGACCTATACCCTGCTGCGTTTGCCTGAGGACGCAGCCGAGGCCCTGCTGGCACAGGGCGCCAAGCGGGTGGAGGGCGAGATCAACGAGCATCCGGTGAACCTTGCCCTGTCGCGCGCGCCGGTGGTGGAGGGGGTGTTCCTCTGGGCGGGGGCATCGCTGCTGGATCGGTTGGGGATCAGCCCCGGCGAGGTGCTGGAGGTGCGGCTGCGGCCTGCGCCGGACGATCAGGTGGACACGCCTGAGGATGTGGCGCTGGCCCTGCGGCATGCTGACCTGACCGCGGTCTGGGAGGGGCTGACGGCTGGCAAGCGGCGCGGATTGCTGTATCAGATCGGCACGGCCAAGACCGCCCCCACGCGCGCCAAGCGCATTGATGCCCTGATCAAGAGCCTGACATGA
- a CDS encoding DUF3429 domain-containing protein: protein MTSIPRSALMLGLAGLIPFLWGAANVLFPATVGWGGQWMSPLFMGTYVSLTYGTVILSFMSGVLWGFATRAEGQAAALGYGLSVIPALWAFFMVNGDPGDAAVNLFAGFAGLLMLDGFFARQGLTPPWWMRLRGLLTAVVLACLAVPILLE, encoded by the coding sequence ATGACATCCATTCCCCGTTCTGCGCTGATGCTGGGTCTTGCCGGGTTGATCCCGTTCCTCTGGGGGGCGGCGAATGTGCTGTTTCCCGCGACAGTGGGCTGGGGCGGGCAGTGGATGAGCCCGTTGTTCATGGGCACCTATGTCAGCCTGACCTATGGGACGGTGATCCTGTCTTTCATGTCGGGCGTGCTATGGGGCTTTGCAACGCGGGCCGAGGGGCAGGCGGCCGCGCTGGGATATGGGCTGTCGGTGATCCCGGCGCTTTGGGCCTTTTTCATGGTGAATGGCGATCCGGGCGATGCGGCGGTGAACCTGTTCGCAGGCTTTGCCGGGCTGTTGATGCTGGACGGGTTCTTTGCGCGGCAGGGGCTGACGCCGCCATGGTGGATGCGGCTGCGCGGGCTGCTGACGGCGGTGGTGCTGGCCTGTCTGGCGGTGCCCATTCTGCTTGAGTGA
- the rnhA gene encoding ribonuclease HI has protein sequence MPELYAYTDGACSGNPGPGGWGVLLLARESGAVVKERTLQGGEAMTTNNRMELLAAISALETLARPSEIIIVTDSAYVKNGVTEWIHGWKRNGWRTAGRDPVKNADLWQRLDAAQARHKVDWRWIKGHAGHEENERADALARAGMAPFKAKSA, from the coding sequence ATGCCAGAACTTTACGCCTATACCGATGGTGCCTGTTCGGGCAATCCGGGCCCCGGAGGATGGGGTGTGCTTTTGCTGGCGCGAGAGTCGGGGGCGGTGGTGAAGGAGCGCACGTTGCAGGGCGGCGAGGCGATGACCACCAACAACCGGATGGAGTTGCTGGCGGCGATTTCGGCACTGGAGACGCTGGCGCGCCCGTCGGAGATCATCATCGTGACCGACAGCGCCTATGTGAAGAATGGCGTGACGGAATGGATCCATGGCTGGAAGCGCAATGGATGGCGCACAGCGGGGCGTGATCCAGTGAAGAATGCCGATCTGTGGCAGCGGCTGGATGCGGCGCAGGCGCGCCACAAGGTGGATTGGCGCTGGATCAAGGGCCATGCCGGGCATGAGGAAAACGAGCGGGCCGATGCGCTGGCGCGGGCGGGGATGGCCCCGTTCAAGGCGAAGAGCGCATGA
- a CDS encoding trimeric intracellular cation channel family protein, with amino-acid sequence MIAPGLALPAEALLSTLDYASVAIFALTGALVASRSQLDIVGFIFVACLTAVGGGTLRDVLLDRAPLWTSDPLLLLVATVAAVLVFFGAHRLESRYRALEWLDAFALAVAVPAGVGVALAEGLGWPVVLVMGMVTGCMGGLMRDVVCNEVPLVLKQGELYVTCAFCGAGVAVLLGGAGAEGWQALLGCAVVTLILRAGSLRFGWRLPVYKARPPRPGSPKR; translated from the coding sequence ATGATTGCGCCGGGCCTTGCCCTGCCGGCCGAGGCGCTGCTGTCGACGCTGGATTACGCATCGGTCGCGATATTCGCGCTGACGGGTGCGCTGGTGGCGAGCCGGTCGCAGCTGGATATCGTGGGGTTCATCTTTGTGGCCTGCCTGACCGCGGTGGGGGGTGGCACGCTGCGCGATGTGCTGCTGGATCGCGCGCCACTGTGGACCTCGGATCCGTTGCTGCTTTTGGTGGCGACGGTGGCGGCGGTGCTGGTGTTTTTTGGCGCGCATCGGCTGGAAAGCCGTTATCGCGCGTTGGAGTGGCTGGATGCCTTTGCGCTTGCCGTGGCGGTGCCGGCGGGGGTGGGGGTGGCGCTGGCCGAAGGGTTGGGCTGGCCTGTGGTTCTGGTGATGGGGATGGTGACAGGCTGCATGGGCGGGCTGATGCGCGATGTGGTGTGCAACGAGGTGCCGCTGGTGTTGAAGCAGGGCGAGCTTTACGTGACTTGCGCTTTTTGCGGGGCGGGGGTGGCGGTGCTGCTGGGTGGAGCCGGGGCCGAGGGGTGGCAGGCGTTGCTGGGCTGTGCGGTGGTGACGCTGATCCTGCGGGCGGGGAGTTTGCGCTTTGGCTGGCGGTTGCCAGTGTACAAGGCGCGGCCGCCGCGGCCGGGATCGCCCAAACGGTGA
- a CDS encoding transcriptional regulator: protein MGRPRSVPDDEVFSAILGLLAEGGEGAVSFGTVSKVCGLAPPTLVQRYGDRAGMLRAALAQGWDCVMEAGERFAAAEESAQGFLKALAGVLPPALVLASLSDPVAAARAAEWRHAVERVLAAKLGCRDEAAAMMFAAWQGRLIWEPAGGAGFKLKDAARRLG from the coding sequence ATGGGTAGACCGCGCAGCGTTCCGGATGATGAGGTGTTTTCAGCCATCCTTGGCCTTTTGGCCGAAGGGGGAGAGGGCGCTGTGTCCTTTGGGACCGTGTCGAAGGTTTGCGGATTGGCCCCGCCAACATTGGTGCAGCGCTATGGTGACCGGGCCGGGATGCTGCGCGCGGCTTTGGCGCAGGGCTGGGATTGCGTGATGGAGGCGGGCGAGCGCTTTGCCGCCGCAGAGGAAAGCGCGCAGGGATTTCTGAAGGCGCTGGCGGGCGTCTTGCCGCCCGCGCTGGTGCTGGCGAGCCTGTCCGATCCGGTGGCGGCCGCGCGTGCGGCAGAGTGGCGGCACGCGGTGGAGCGTGTGCTGGCGGCAAAGCTGGGCTGTCGCGACGAGGCGGCGGCGATGATGTTTGCGGCCTGGCAGGGGCGGTTGATCTGGGAACCGGCGGGCGGAGCGGGGTTCAAGCTGAAGGATGCCGCGCGGCGGCTGGGTTAG
- a CDS encoding GlsB/YeaQ/YmgE family stress response membrane protein yields the protein MPILILIVIGAAAGFLATRFMRVQTDVPTTIAIGIGGALVGWGILRFLVSVTGWVAAFVGAIIGAMALIWLWQKYVSK from the coding sequence ATGCCCATCCTCATCCTGATCGTCATCGGTGCCGCAGCAGGCTTTCTCGCCACCCGCTTCATGCGGGTTCAGACGGATGTACCCACCACCATCGCCATCGGCATCGGCGGCGCGCTTGTCGGCTGGGGCATCCTGCGCTTCTTGGTTTCAGTCACCGGCTGGGTTGCAGCCTTTGTCGGCGCAATCATCGGGGCCATGGCGCTGATCTGGCTCTGGCAGAAATACGTCTCGAAATAG
- the fmt gene encoding methionyl-tRNA formyltransferase produces MKIVFLGTPDFSVPILDALTAKHDILAVYTQPPRPAGRGKELRPTSVHARATQLGLPVRHPISLKSPEDQAAFAALGADIAVVVAYGLILPQAVLDAPRHGCLNIHASLLPRWRGAAPIHRAIMAGDAETGICIMQMEAGLDTGPVLLRESTAIGIQETTQDLHDRLSQMGARLILDALDALPTLTPAPQPAEGITYATKIDKLEARIDWTRPAPEIDRQIRALSPFPGAWCMAGGERLKLLRSRLAPGSGAPGTVLNGLTIACGTGTVQITLAQREGKKPQDPTEFLRGFTLPELLD; encoded by the coding sequence ATGAAGATCGTTTTTTTGGGCACGCCGGATTTTTCGGTCCCCATCCTCGACGCCCTCACCGCAAAGCATGATATCCTCGCCGTCTACACCCAACCACCCCGCCCCGCGGGCCGGGGAAAGGAGCTTCGCCCCACCTCAGTCCATGCCCGCGCCACTCAGCTCGGCCTGCCCGTCCGCCACCCCATCAGCCTGAAATCCCCCGAAGACCAAGCCGCCTTTGCTGCCCTTGGCGCGGATATCGCGGTCGTCGTCGCCTATGGCCTGATCCTGCCCCAAGCAGTGCTAGATGCCCCGCGCCACGGCTGCCTGAACATCCACGCCTCGCTCCTGCCCCGCTGGCGCGGCGCGGCCCCAATCCACCGCGCCATCATGGCCGGCGACGCGGAAACCGGCATCTGCATCATGCAGATGGAGGCGGGCCTTGATACCGGCCCCGTCCTGCTGCGGGAATCCACCGCCATCGGCATCCAAGAAACCACGCAAGACCTGCACGATCGCCTGTCCCAGATGGGCGCGCGCTTGATCCTCGACGCGCTCGACGCCCTTCCCACCCTCACCCCCGCGCCACAACCGGCCGAGGGCATCACCTACGCCACCAAGATCGACAAGCTTGAGGCCCGCATCGACTGGACCCGCCCCGCCCCCGAAATCGACCGCCAGATCCGCGCCTTGTCGCCCTTCCCCGGCGCATGGTGCATGGCGGGGGGTGAGCGGCTGAAACTCCTGCGCTCCCGACTCGCCCCCGGCAGCGGTGCCCCCGGCACCGTCCTCAACGGCCTGACCATCGCCTGCGGCACGGGCACGGTGCAGATCACCCTCGCCCAGCGCGAAGGCAAGAAACCGCAAGACCCCACCGAATTCCTGCGCGGCTTTACCCTTCCCGAACTGCTGGACTGA
- the def gene encoding peptide deformylase, which yields MTARPCLPWPHPILKTPAATVAAITDDIRAIWADMIDTMEAMPGYGLAAVQIGIPLRLAVVDCSTERGQAIRMANPEILHASVQPRDHEEASPNLPGVSALITRPRAVTVRYLNEKGEIEDRDFVHLWATSAQHQIDHLAGKMYFDHLSPLKRKMLLAKAEKLRRRG from the coding sequence ATGACCGCGCGCCCCTGTCTGCCCTGGCCGCACCCGATCCTGAAAACCCCCGCCGCCACCGTGGCCGCCATCACCGATGACATCCGCGCCATCTGGGCCGACATGATCGACACGATGGAGGCCATGCCCGGCTACGGACTCGCCGCCGTGCAGATCGGTATCCCCCTGCGTCTTGCCGTCGTGGATTGTTCCACCGAACGCGGGCAGGCCATCCGCATGGCGAACCCCGAAATCCTGCATGCCAGCGTGCAACCCCGCGACCACGAGGAAGCCTCGCCCAACCTTCCCGGCGTGTCGGCCCTCATCACCCGCCCCCGAGCCGTCACCGTCCGCTACCTGAACGAAAAGGGCGAAATCGAAGATCGCGATTTCGTCCATCTCTGGGCAACCTCGGCGCAGCATCAGATCGACCATCTGGCCGGCAAGATGTATTTCGACCATCTCTCACCACTCAAACGCAAGATGCTGCTGGCCAAGGCGGAAAAGCTGCGGAGGCGGGGATGA
- the def gene encoding peptide deformylase produces the protein MTVLPILHWPDPCLSTPCAPAPLTDAVRKLAADMLETMYAAPGRGLAAPQVGHPIRLFVMDVTWKEGTPAPRICLNPEILWRSDTTATGIEGCLSIPGITTDITRATDIHLRWTDLDGTTQDETLSGFAAICAQHEYDHLDGIVTFDRLSPAARATALHAYSAAQAPA, from the coding sequence ATGACCGTTCTGCCCATCCTGCATTGGCCCGATCCGTGCCTGTCCACCCCCTGCGCACCCGCCCCGCTGACCGACGCGGTCCGCAAACTCGCCGCCGACATGCTGGAAACCATGTATGCCGCCCCCGGCCGTGGCCTTGCCGCACCTCAGGTGGGCCATCCGATCCGGCTCTTCGTGATGGATGTCACATGGAAGGAAGGCACCCCCGCCCCGCGCATCTGCCTGAACCCCGAAATTCTCTGGCGCTCTGACACCACTGCCACCGGGATCGAAGGTTGCCTCTCCATCCCCGGCATCACCACCGATATCACCCGCGCCACCGACATTCACCTGCGCTGGACCGATCTTGATGGCACCACCCAAGACGAAACCCTCTCCGGTTTCGCCGCGATCTGCGCACAGCACGAATATGACCATCTCGATGGGATCGTGACCTTCGACCGCCTTTCACCAGCCGCCCGCGCGACCGCGCTTCATGCCTATTCCGCAGCGCAGGCCCCGGCATGA
- the def gene encoding peptide deformylase: protein MIRPILLHPDPRLKKLCDPVAEITPELGQLAEDMLQTMYAAPGIGLAAPQIGVMKRLVVMDCVKGDTDPPRPIALFNPEITWVSEELSSYEEGCLSIPDQYADVQRPAEVRVRWLGLDGKHQEEQFAGLWATCVQHEIDHLNGKLFIDYLGPLKRQMITRKMEKLKRERARFGE from the coding sequence ATGATCCGCCCCATCCTGCTCCATCCCGACCCGCGCCTCAAGAAGCTCTGCGATCCCGTCGCCGAGATCACGCCCGAACTTGGCCAACTCGCCGAAGACATGCTGCAAACCATGTATGCGGCACCGGGTATCGGCCTTGCCGCGCCGCAGATCGGGGTGATGAAACGGCTGGTCGTGATGGATTGCGTCAAGGGCGACACCGATCCCCCCCGCCCCATCGCCCTGTTCAACCCGGAAATCACCTGGGTTTCCGAAGAACTCTCCAGCTATGAGGAAGGCTGCCTTTCCATCCCCGACCAATATGCCGATGTGCAGCGCCCCGCCGAGGTGCGCGTCCGCTGGCTGGGTCTTGATGGGAAACATCAGGAAGAGCAGTTCGCCGGCCTCTGGGCCACCTGCGTGCAGCATGAAATCGACCATCTCAACGGCAAGCTGTTCATCGACTATCTCGGCCCCCTGAAGCGCCAGATGATCACCCGCAAGATGGAAAAGCTGAAACGCGAACGTGCGCGGTTCGGGGAATGA
- a CDS encoding MalY/PatB family protein, which produces MSFDTPIDRRGTHCVKWDMMEKLYGVPAEGGLAMWVADMEFRPPACVQRAVERMAEHGVYGYFGDDSAYLEAIQWWMQARHGWAVAREDIFTTHGLVNGTGLCLDAFTAPGDGVVLTTPVYHAFARTIKAAGRVVVECPLAMVDGRYEMDFAVWDAMMTGRERMFLLCSPHNPGGRVWTAAELRGVAEFCVRHDLILVSDEIHHDLVFPGQKHVPMPLAAPEIADRLVMMTATTKTFNIAGSHTGNVIITDPVLKAKFAGRMAALGISGNSFGMHMATAAYSPEGAEWVDGLMGYLDGNRQVFDEGMAAIPGLRSMKLEATYLAWLDFSGTGMAPAEFIARVEKEARIATNHGVSFGLGGEHFLRFNIAAPRAQVVEAVARMQAAFRDLQ; this is translated from the coding sequence ATGAGCTTTGATACCCCGATTGACCGGCGTGGCACGCATTGCGTGAAATGGGACATGATGGAGAAACTCTATGGTGTGCCTGCCGAGGGCGGGTTGGCCATGTGGGTCGCCGACATGGAGTTTCGCCCGCCGGCCTGCGTGCAGCGTGCGGTGGAGCGGATGGCCGAGCATGGGGTTTACGGCTATTTCGGCGATGACAGCGCCTATCTGGAGGCGATCCAGTGGTGGATGCAGGCACGGCATGGCTGGGCTGTGGCGCGCGAGGATATCTTCACCACCCATGGGTTGGTGAACGGCACGGGCCTGTGTCTGGACGCGTTCACCGCGCCGGGGGATGGGGTGGTTTTGACGACGCCCGTTTACCACGCCTTTGCCCGCACGATCAAAGCGGCGGGGCGAGTGGTGGTGGAATGCCCGCTGGCGATGGTGGATGGCCGCTACGAGATGGATTTCGCCGTCTGGGACGCGATGATGACGGGGCGGGAGCGGATGTTCCTCCTCTGCTCGCCGCACAATCCGGGGGGGCGGGTCTGGACGGCGGCGGAATTGCGCGGGGTGGCGGAGTTCTGTGTGCGGCATGACTTGATATTGGTGTCGGACGAGATTCACCATGATCTGGTCTTTCCGGGGCAAAAGCATGTGCCGATGCCTTTGGCCGCGCCGGAGATTGCGGACCGATTGGTGATGATGACGGCGACGACCAAGACCTTCAACATCGCGGGAAGCCATACGGGGAATGTGATCATCACAGATCCGGTGCTGAAGGCGAAGTTTGCGGGGCGGATGGCGGCGCTGGGCATTTCGGGCAACAGCTTTGGCATGCATATGGCGACGGCGGCCTATTCGCCCGAGGGGGCAGAATGGGTGGATGGCTTGATGGGCTATCTGGATGGCAACCGGCAGGTGTTTGATGAGGGCATGGCTGCCATTCCCGGGCTGCGGTCGATGAAGCTGGAGGCGACCTATCTGGCCTGGCTGGATTTTTCCGGCACCGGCATGGCGCCGGCCGAGTTCATCGCGCGGGTAGAGAAGGAGGCGCGGATCGCCACCAATCACGGGGTGAGCTTTGGTCTGGGCGGGGAGCATTTCCTGCGCTTCAACATCGCCGCGCCCCGCGCGCAGGTGGTTGAGGCAGTGGCGCGGATGCAGGCTGCGTTTCGCGACCTGCAATAG
- a CDS encoding IclR family transcriptional regulator, whose product MPTTPRPRGRPKAFNDKTDQNTVQALDRALGLLTTLAAAPGLTLSELAETSGQAVATVYRALVTLQGHGMVELEEPGQIWHIGPGAFRVGSAFLRRTKVVERSRAPMDQLMRDSGETANLGVEVGDQVLFLSQVETHQAIRAFFPPGTMAPMHVSGIGKALLAWYPEEKTRGILARRGLERFTTLTHTSETALLRDLARARERGFAIDDQERAEGMRCVAAPIFNSHGEPIAGLSVSGPAFRMGLSDATRIGTLVRTAADKVTEATGGTRP is encoded by the coding sequence ATGCCCACAACACCCCGCCCCCGTGGCCGCCCTAAGGCCTTCAACGATAAGACCGATCAGAACACCGTACAGGCGCTTGACCGCGCACTTGGCCTGCTGACCACACTCGCCGCCGCCCCCGGCCTGACGCTCTCGGAACTGGCCGAGACCTCCGGTCAGGCCGTCGCCACCGTCTACCGCGCCCTCGTCACGCTTCAGGGCCATGGCATGGTCGAACTCGAAGAACCGGGCCAAATCTGGCATATCGGCCCCGGTGCCTTTCGCGTCGGCTCCGCCTTCCTACGCCGGACAAAGGTCGTCGAACGCTCCCGCGCCCCGATGGATCAGTTGATGCGCGACAGCGGCGAAACCGCCAATCTGGGGGTGGAGGTCGGCGATCAGGTCCTGTTCTTGTCGCAGGTCGAAACCCATCAGGCCATCCGCGCCTTCTTCCCGCCCGGCACCATGGCCCCCATGCATGTCTCCGGCATCGGCAAGGCCCTTCTCGCCTGGTATCCCGAAGAGAAAACCCGCGGCATCCTCGCCCGCCGGGGGCTCGAACGCTTCACCACCCTCACCCACACCTCCGAAACCGCCCTCCTGCGCGACCTCGCCCGCGCCCGCGAACGCGGCTTCGCAATCGATGATCAGGAACGCGCCGAAGGCATGCGCTGCGTCGCCGCCCCCATTTTCAACAGCCATGGCGAACCCATCGCAGGCCTTTCCGTCAGCGGCCCCGCCTTCCGCATGGGCCTGTCCGACGCCACCCGCATCGGCACCCTCGTCCGCACCGCCGCCGACAAGGTGACAGAGGCGACAGGCGGCACCCGTCCCTGA